CCGGGCGAACGTGACACCACCCGATTCTCGCGCCCCGGCAGCGGTCGACCAATCGATGCATAGGTCTTGCGCCCCATCACTATCGGCTTGCCCAGGGTGATCGCCTTGAAGCGTTTAAGCTCGTCGGGCAGGCGCCAGGGCAATTCGTTGTCGAGGCCGATCACGCCGTTGCGCGCGACGGCCGCGATCAGCGATACGACCGGTTTACCGGCGCTCACACCGCCACCGGCGCGCGGATGGCCGCATGGCTCTGGTAGTCCTCGACGGCGATGTCCTCGAAGCGAAAGTCGAAGATCGATTTAACGTCCGGGTTCAGCTTGAGTGTCGGCAGCGGCAAGGGAGTACGCGAGAGTTGCAGGCGGGCCTGCTCAAGATGATTCGCGTACAGATGCGCGTCGCCCAGTGTGTGCACGAACTCGCCCGGCTGCAGGCCGGTAACCTGCGCGATCATATGCGTGAGCAGCGCATAGGAGGCAATGTTGAACGGCACACCGAGGAAAATGTCGGCGCTGCGCTGATAGAGCTGGCAGGACAGCTTGCCGTCGGCGACGTAGAACTGGAACAGCAGATGGCACGGCGGCAGCGCCATCTGCGCCAGTTCGCCGACGTTCCACGCGCTGACGATCAGCCGACGCGAGTCGGGCGTCTTCTGGATGGCCTCGACGACCTGTGCGATCTGATCCACCGCGCCACCGTCGGCGGTCGCCCAGGAGCGCCACTGCTTGCCGTACACCGGCCCGAGATCGCCGTTCTCGTCGGCCCATTCGTCCCAGATACTGACCTTGTTGTCGTGCAGATACCTGATGTTGGTATCGCCCTGCAGAAACCACAGCAGTTCGTGGATGATCGAGCGCAGGTGCAGCTTCTTGGTGGTCACCACCGGAAAGCCCTGCGCCAGATCGAAGCGCATCTGATAGCCGAACACGGACAGCGTGCCGGTGCCGGTGCGGTCCTCCTTGCGAGTGCCGTTGTCCAGCACGTGGCGCATCAGATCGAGATAGTGCTTCATACAGTCTTCCTTTCGCCGGCACGGTAGGCCCACAGCAGCAGCCAAACGCCGAGCAGGATCATCGGCAGGCTCAGCACCTGTCCCATCGTGACCCAGCCGAAGGCCAGATACCCGAGTTGCGGATCGGGTTCGCGCACGAACTCGACCAGAAAGCGGAACGTGCCATACATCAACAGAAACAGGCCGGAAACCGCGCCCAGCGGCCGCGGTTTGTTCGAGAACAGCCATAGCGTCACGAACAGCACCACGCCCTCGAAAAAGAACTCGTAAAGCTGGGAAGGCTGGCGCGGCAGCGGCCCGGCGTTGGGAAACACCATGCCCCAGGGCAGCGTGGTGACTTTGCCCCACAATTCGCCATTGATGAAATTGCCGATGCGCCCGCAAGCCAACCCGATCGGCACCAGCGGCGCGACGAAGTCCGTCACCCGGAACGGATGCACGCCGATACGTCGCGCGAACCAGAGCAACGCCAAAATCACGCCGAGCATGCCGCCGTGAAAGCTCATGCCGCCATCCCAGACTGCAAACACCTGTAGCGGATGCGCGACGTAGTACGGCAGGTTGTAGAACAACACATACCCGATGCGCCCGCCGAGCACCACGCCGAGGGCGCCGTAGAACAACGCATCGCTGACCTGTTCCGAAGTCAGCGCTGACCGCGGCTTGCGCGCCCGGTACGTGCCCAAGGCCAGAAAGGCGGCGAAACCGGCCAGGTACATGAGGCCGTACCAGTGCACTTTCAGCGGCCCCAGAGAGAAGGCGATCGGGTCGATATGCGGGTAGGGAATCATGGGGCGTTATGCTACCAGAGCGTTCGTCGCCATGTAGCCGTCATAAATTACGCTTCTCACGCATGCAGCGGCGCATCCTGCAATCACGCGGCCTGCTCTCTGAGCAGCCCGTAGTACCCGCCAACACTGTTCATGCATGTCAATAGCGAAAGCTTGCCTGTTGCTGTTATTGCAGACCGTCAGGCTATGCGCGCCGCGCCTCAAACGGATTCCAGCACCACGAATCGGAACCGGTAAGGACTATTCGCGTTTCCTATTCCCAGTTCATCACCGTCCTCGATGAGCCGCTCTCCGCCCTTGTCGCGTCCGCCGAAGTGCCTGCCGTTGATCAGACACCCACAAGCACTATCGCGGTCAATGACCTTGAATTGACCGCCGAAGCGGACGATCTGCAAATGCGCCCTGGAGATATTGAGAAATTCGCCTTTGTCGAGCAGGTAAAGATCGTTGTTGGGCTCGCTATCACGGCGTTTATGGCGTTCGGTCCTGAGCGGTTTGCCGGTGCGCTCGTCCACCCTGACGCGGGACTCGCGACCGATGCGGAACGGGAATTCGTAGATCGGAACCAGCGTGTGGCGCACATAACAAAGAGGTATCGAATCAGAGGCTTCCGGCGTAAGCGGCTGCAGCACTGCGATCGGTGTCAGGGCTTTGAGGAATTGCGCTTTATCCATGTGAGCGATCCTTGGGAACAGGCAGCAGGATGGAGATTGTTATGTCATGTCGTGCAAAGTCGTGTGGGGAGCTCGGTCAGGGCAGCATCGTCAGGGCAGCATCGCCAACGCGGCGGCACGGGCCTGCCGTGAACTGCCTAATGCCATGCCACCAGTGATTCACCCTCGGGAGCCGTTCTTCATTCACGATTCGAGGTGCCGCCCCATAAATCCCATCAGCGATGCACCCGCCCGTACACGACTTTCAGATACGCCGTCTCGGGAATTGCCGGATGCATCGGGTGATCGACCGACTGGTAGCCGTGCGCCAGCACCTGCAACTCGCGATCGAGGTGACGCGCGGCCTGCTGCATTTGCGCGACCAGCGTGTCGCGCGGCAGGTGGTACGAACACGAGCACGAGATCAGAAATCCGTCGCGCTCCAATAGCTGCATACCGGCCTGGTTCAAGCGCCGGTAGGCCTGTTCGCCCGCGCGCTGATCCTTGCGCCGTTTGATGAACGCCGGCGGGTCGAGAATCACCGCGTCGAAGCGCTCGCCAGCCTCGCGCAGTTCGCGCAGAACCTCGAATGCATCTCCCTGACGCACGCCCACCCGCTCGCCCACGCCGTTGGCCTGCGCGTTGCGCGCCACATAATCGAGCGCCGTCTGCGACTGATCCACACATACCGCCTCGCGCGCCCCGGCCAGTGCCGCGCGCACGCCCCAGGCGCCAACGTAGCTGAACACGTCCAGCACCCGGCCACCGGTAACGAAACCGGCCAGGCGATCGCGGTTGTCGCGCTGATCGTAGAACCAGCCGGTCTTCTGTCCCGCGTCGAGCGGCGCGACAAAACGCCGCCCGGCCTCTTCCACCTCAATCTCGGTCGGCGGCTCGCCCAGCGCGACGCGCACGTAACGCTCCAGCCCTTCCAGCTCACGGATCGCGGTGTCGTTACGCAGCAGCACCGCCGCCGGCTTGACGACTTTCTCCAGCGCCGCGAGCAGCGCCTCCAGCTCGCGCTCCATGCCGGCCGTCGTCACCTGCACCACCAGCACATCGCCGTAACGGTCGACCACCAGCCCTGGCAGACCGTCGCCCTCGCCATGCACCAACCGGTAATAGGGTGACGCATATCGTTTTTCGCGCAGGCTCAACGCCACCTTCAGCCGATGCACCAACAGAGAAGGCCCCCACGGATACCGGCGGTCACGCGACAGCAGTCGCGCACAGATCAGCGAACGAGGGTTCACGTAGCCGGTGCCCAGCGCGTGCCCCTGTGCATCTTCAATGCTCACCGCATCGCCCGGCGCAAAAGCGTCCAGCGGCGTGCGCTTCACATCCACCTCGTTGCTGAACACCCACAGATGGCCGGCGCGCAGACGGCGATCCTCGCCTTTTTTAAGGCGCAACACAGGCAATACGGTATCGGTCACTGAGAGCGCCTCCGGAAGCAAAGCATCGCATTGTACTGGAAGCGCAGCATCAACGGCCGCCAACGCTTCCGCCGGGGGGCTGTCGAGAGCGCACGGCCAAGCGCCACAAAACCACGCGCTGCATGTAGTTACACTGCATGCCCTGCACTCTCGGTAAAACCCGGTTAGCACATGAGGCGGAACGCTGATTGCGCAGGGATTTGGATTCACGGGGAATTTTCTTCGGCGAGCAGCCTAGGGGTCTGTCGGACTTGGAGGATCGTGGCGAGGCGAGTGGGGAATGGAGGCCAGTTTCACGCTCTTTTGAGGACGAGTGGTTCTATTCGACGAAAAAGAGCGGGGAAATGGGCCCATTATCCCATCGCCGCAGCCGATTCTTTCCAAGTCCGACAGGCTCCTAGTTATGCCATGCCCGGATGAAGAAGACTTTCTGCGGATTCAAAAATCAAGCAAGGGCACCTCTTCTGATGGTTTATCTGGGTTAAAGTGCCCGTTCGCTTCGCGCACAACGAGGACCCCATGCCCCAGAATCGCCTCGCCAACGAAACCAGCCCCTATCTCCAACAGCACGCCGACAATCCGGTCGACTGGTATCCCTGGGGCGAAGAGGCGCTCAACCGCGCCCGCGCCGAAGACAAACCGATCCTGCTCTCCATCGGCTACTCGGCCTGCCACTGGTGCCATGTCATGGCGCACGAATCCTTCGAAGACCCGGCCACCGCGCAGGTCATGAACGAACTGTTCGTCAACATCAAGGTCGATCGCGAGGAACGCCCCGATCTCGACCGCATCTATCAGACCGCCCATGCCCTGCTCTCCCAGCGCAGCGGCGGCTGGCCGCTGACCGTGTTCCTCACCCCCGACGACCACACGCCGTTCTTCGCCGGCACCTACTTCCCGCGCGAGGCGCGCTACGGCCTGCCCGGCTTCGTCGAACTGCTGCACCGCATCGACGCGCTGTACCGTACCCGCCGCACCGACATCGCCACCCAGAACGCCTCGCTGCGCGACGCGCTCGGGCGCATTGAAGCGCGCGCCGCAATGAGCGACGACCGCCTCGATGCCAGCGCGCTCGACCAGGCACGCGGCGAGCTCGCCCGCGCCTACGACCGCACATACGGTGGCATCGGCGGCGCACCCAAGTTCCCGCACGCGCCGACGATCAATCGCCTGCTGCGCCACTGGTCCGCCACCGCGCGCGACGGCCGCGCCGACGACAAGGCCCTGGAAATGGCCATTTTCACCCTCGAACGCATGGCCGAAGGCGGCCTCTACGACCACCTCGGCGGCGGCTTCGCGCGCTACTCGGTGGACGAAAAATGGATGATTCCGCACTTCGAAAAAATGCTCTACGACAACGGCCCGCTGCTCGCGCTCTACGCCGAGGCGCATGCCGCCACCGGCGATCCGGCCCTGGCGCGTGTCGCCACCGAAACCGCCGACTGGGTCATGCGCGACATGCAGTCGCCCGAAGGCGGTTACTACAGCGCGCTGGATGCCGACTCCGAAGGCGTCGAAGGCAAGTTCTACGTCTGGACGCGCGAGGAAGTACACCAAGTCGTCGGCGCGGACGACTACCCGCTGTTCGCCGCGCGCTACGGCCTCGACCGCCCGGCCAATTTCGAAGGTCAGTGGCATCTGTACGGCGCAGCCGAACCGGCGGCACTCGCCGCCGGCGCCGGGCTGACCGAAGACGCCCTGCGCGAACGCCTGGACCGCGCCCGCGCGCGCCTGCTCGAACGCCGCGAGACTCGCGTGCATCCGGGTTTGGACGATAAGGTACTCACTGCCTGGAATGCCCTGATGATCCGCGGCATGGCCGTCGCCGCACGCCATCTCGGCCGTGCGGACTGGGCCGACAGCGCGCAGCGCGCGCTCGACTTCATCCGCACACAGCTCTGGCGCGACGGTCGTCTGCTCGCCACCTACAAGGACGGCCGCGCCCACCTCCCGGCCTATCTGGACGACCACGCCTTTCTGCTCGACGCCGTGCTCGAACTGCTTGCGCTGCGCTGGCGCAGTGCCGACCTGGACTTCGCCGTGCAGCTCGCCGACGTACTGCTGGAACACTTCGAGGACGAAGCACACGGCGGCTTCTACTTCACCGCCGACGACCACGAACAGCTCCTGCAACGGCCCAAGCCGACCGCCGACGAATCGCTACCTTCCGGCAACGGCGTCGCCGCCTATGCACTCGCCCGTCTGGGCCACCTGCTCGCCGAACCGCACTATCTGGACGCGGCCCAGCGGGCCTTACAGGCCGCGGCGGGTGTCATCGGACAATCACCCTCGGCGCACTGCACCCTGCTCGACGCGCTGGAAGAGGAACTCGACCCGCCGACGCTGCTGCTCCTGCGCGGCCCGCTGGCCGAGCTGGCGCCCTGGCAGCAGGCCGCTGCCGGCTATGCGCCAACCCGGCTGACGCTGGCGATACCGTCCGAAGAGCGCGGTTTGCCCGCCGCGCTGGCCGACAAACCGGCACCGGCACGCGGCGTCTACGCCTATCTGTGCCGTGGCACGCATTGCGAAGCACCGATCACCGATCCCGCAGAACTGCACAAGGCGCTCGGTTGAGGGCTAGGAGCCTGTCGGACTTGGAGGATCGAAGCGAGGCGAGTGGGGAATGGAGACCAGTTTCTCGCTCTTTTGAGGACGAGTGGTTCTATTCGACGAAAAAGAGCGGGTTGTGGGCCCATTATCCCATCGCCGCTGCCGATTCTTTCCAAGTCCGACAGGCTCCTTGCAGCCTGTCGGGTCAGGAAGATCGTGGCGAGGCGACTGGACGATGGTGGCCAACCGCTCAGTCCGGCACCATAAAATCCTGCTGCGTGAGCAGGTCGACACCACACTTCAGTTCACTGATCCAGTCGAGAAACCTGCCGATCATTTCCGGGCCCTGGAAGGGCTGACCGTGCTGCGGCACGATCATCTCGACATCCATCCCGCGCACCATGTTCGCCCACAGGCGCGTGGCGCGGTTGGAACACATGTAGCGGCGGTGGAAACCCAGCATGCGCGGAATGTGTGCCTCGAAATCGGTCACCGGATCGCTCACGTCGCCACCACCGACCGACGCGCCCATGTCGCCTGAGAACAGGATGCGGCTGGTCGGGTCATAGAACTGGAAGTTACCGACCGAATGCAGAAAATGCGCCGGCACGGCCTTGATCATCGAATTGCCGAGCGGGATGTCCATGCCCTTGTCGGGGATCGGCATGCAACGCTGGCCGATCTTGTCGCCCATATACGACGGCAGCAGATGGGGAATGAAACGCGCCCAGAGCTGCGAGCACACGATGGTGGCATCGGTCCGCGTCACCCAGCTCTGCACGGAAGTGATGATGTCCGGATCCTGATGCGATGCAAGCAGATACTTCATGTCCTTCAGATTTTCGTACTGAGCGATCTTGTTCGACAGCGCGGTGGACGTCAGCTCCCCGCCGGGATCGAGCAGCGCGACCTCGCCGTTGTCGACAATCATGAACTGATTGGCCTGAACGCCCGATCCTGTTACGAGATCACCGAAGGCGAGACAGGTATGATGCGCATCCTTGAACAGCTCGATTCCCATCCGAGTCAATCCTCACACTATTATTGTGGGCGGTAGAATACACCCTCCCGCTATGCACGAACCATTCAACGACAGGACTGAAACCAGCCGCCATGCCCAAAACTCTGAGCGACTACATCCGCGAAGCGCGCGCCCGCATCACGGAAATCACGGCCGACGATCTGGCCGATCTGCTCGATGACGGCGAAGCCCCGCTGCTCATCGACACGCGCGAACCCTACGAGTACGCGGTACGCCATATCCCCGGCGCAGCGCTGATTCCGCGCGGCGTCATCGAAAGCGCCGCCGACCCGAACAATGCGCGCCGCGTCGACGCGCTGCTGGAAGCGCGCGATCGCACCGTCGTGCTCTATTGCGATACCGGCGCACGCAGCGCGCTGGCCACCGCCGTGCTGCAGGACATGGGCTACGCAGACGTGCGCAACCTCGCCGGTGGTCTGAAACTCTGGGACGCCGAGGACTATGACATCGAAACCGGCGAGTACACCGGAACCTTGCCGTAAAACCCGTCCGCGCCCGCCGCAACACGTCGCCACGCACCCGCCTGAGCGCAGTTCCAGTCACCCAACCATCACATGCGCGTCACACGACTGAAAAAGAGGCTTCATAGCATGCTCGCAACAACCCGCAGGAGTTCGAGCATGCCGATCACATCCGCCACATCAGCGAAAGTCGCAGCCACGCTGGTCGCCGAACTGGCCACCACGAAAGAACAGATGCGCGAATCGCAGCGCCTGCGCTACCGCGTATTTGCCAGGGAACTCGGTGCACACGTGCAAATGCCGCTGCCCGGCCATGAAGCCGACCGCTATGACCACTACTGCCACCATCTGCTCGTGCGTGATCGCCACAGCGGCGAAGTCGTGGCCAGTACGCGCATCCTGACCGACACCCAATCCAGACTCGGCGGGGGCTTCTACTCCGAAGCCGAATTCGACTTTTCCCCCGTGCTTGCCCTGCCCGGGCGCATCATCGAGATTGGCCGTACCTGCGTCGCCCCGGCATACCGCAACGGCGGCGCAATCAGCGTGCTGTGGTTGGCGCTGGCACGATTCATGGTCATTCACCGCGTGGACTATATGATCGGGTGTGCCAGCATCGGCCTGCGCGACGGCGGCGCCCAGGCGCAGGCCATCACCGAGCAGCTCCGCACGAGCCACTTCACGCCGGCAAATCTGCGCACACGACCACGCGACCCCCTGCCACGCATTGTCGGCGATCGCCCCACCGATCCGCCTAGCGGTTCGCTGCCTCCACTGCTCAAGGCCTATCTGCGCCTCGGCGCCCGGGTATGCGGCGAGCCCTGTCTGGATCGCGCATTCAACGTGGCCGATCTGCCGATCCTGCTCGACGTGGACCGCCTCGACGCACGCTACAGGCGCCATTTCGTACACAATCGCGCGACGACCGCAGTTTCCACACCCATCCCGCCCCCGATCAGGACAGCCCGCCATGCGCACCGCGCGACGCTTCGCTAGACTACTGCTTCTGCTGCTGCACATCGCCCTCGGCGTGGTGCTCACAGTGTTGCTCACGCGACCCCGGCAGACCGCACCCAGCGCCTTGTTCGACGCCATCGCCGGCTGGTGGAGAGCCCGCATCGCCCGCATCGTCGGCGTGCGCGTACAGACCCGCGGACGTCCGCTCGACGGCCCTGCCCTGCTCGTCTCGAACCACATCTCCTGGCTGGACATCGCCGTCCTCGGTGGCATTGCGCCGCTGAGTTTTCTTTCCAAATCGGAAGTCCGGCACTGGCCGATTCTCGGCTGGCTCGCAGCGCGCGGCGGCACGCTGTTTATCCGCCGCGGCGCGCGCGAAGCCGCCGACAATGCCGCCGAGCAGATCACCTGGCACCTGATCCGCGGACGCAAGGTGCTGCTGTTTCCGGAAGGCACCACCGGCGACGGCAGCACCGTGCGCACCTTTCATCCGCGCCTGTTTTCGGCGGCCGTGCTGGCCGACGTACTCATTCAACCCGTTGCCCTGCGCTACACAAAACCGCAGGGCCAGCCACGCGGCACACCCCACCCCACGGCGCCCTTCATCGGTGACGACACCTTTCCCGCCCACCTGTGGCGTGTGCTGGCCGAGCCGTGCATCGTGGCCGAAGTCACCTTCCTGCCACCGATACACGCTCAGGGCGAGGATCGAAAAACACTCGCGCGACATGCCCGCGAGAGCATCGCCCGCAGGCTCGACGGCAACGTCGCCGCACAAGGCGAAACGGCCACATAAGCGCCCCTACCGCCACGGTTCTCCACGCCATGCCGACACAACAACCCCGGACGCTCAACATCGCCATGGTCAGCGAAACCTGGCCACCCGAAATCAATGGCGTGGCCAATACGCTGCATCACTGGGTCGAGGCATTGCTCGAACGCGGACACCGGGTGCAGCTCATCCGCCCGCGGCAAGCGGCGGATGACGGCGCGCCGCGCCCGTCCCGCAACCCCAGGTTCTACGAACGGCTGGTGCCCAGCGTGCCGCTATTAAGCTATCCGGGACTGCACTTCGGCATGCCGGCAGGACGCCTATTGCGCCAGACCTGGACGCAATTCGCCCCCGACCTGGTCTTCATCGGCACCGAAGGCCCACTCGGCAACAGCGCATTGCATACCGCCAAGCGCATGGGGCTACCCGCCGTCACCGGCTTCCACACCCGCTTCGACTACTATAGCCGCCACTACCGCCTGGGCTGGTTCGAGCCCGCCATCCGCGCCCACCTGCGGCGTTTTCACAATCGCGCGGACGCCACGTTCGTACCGACCCGCGAGTTGGCCGAACTGCTGGCGCGGCAGGGCTTCCACAAGGCGCGGGTCATCTCCCGCAGCGTGGACATCCATCTGTTCGATCCCGCGCGGCGCGATGCCGACCTTCGGGCGACCTGGGGCGCAAGTAAGACCACGCCCGTCGTGTTGTACGTCGGGCGCCTGGCACCGGAAAAAAACATCGAACTGGCGATCCGCGCTTACCGCGCCATGCAGACCCGCATCCCCGAACTGCGCTTCGTGCTGGTCGGCAGCGGCCCCTTGGAGCAACCGCTCAAGCAGGCCAACCCGGACCTGATCTTTGCCGGTTTGCGCACCGCCGAGGACTTGGCCCGGCATTACGCCAGCGGGGATCTGTTTCTGTTTCCCAGCCTCAGCGAAACCTTCGGCAACGTAGTGATCGAAGCGCTTGCCAGCGGCCTGGGCATCGTCGCCTACGACTATGCGGCCGCACACGAGCATCTGCGGCATAACGAAAACGGTCTGCTCGCCGCACCGAACGACGAGACGGCCTTCATTCATCAGGCCGTCAGTCTGGCCGATCAGCCGGCCCTGCTGGAGCGCCTGCGCCAGCAAGCGCGCGCAACCGTCTTCGAACTGGACTGCGCACGCATTGCCGTACGGCTCGAAAGCCTATTTCTGGAATACGCGCGGCCCGCCGACGCGTCTGTGCTGGAGCGACATCATGCGCCTGTTAGATCGTCTGACACGGGCTGACCAGCGTACCACCGTGCTGTTCAACCGCATCAACCATTGCCGCATACCCGCACGGCTGTTCGCCGTGGTGAGTCGACTGGGCAATGGCGTGTTGTGGTACTGCATCATCCTGGCGCTACCGCTCGTCGAAGGCGTTGTCGCCGTGCGGGTCAGCCTGCAGATGGTCGCCGTCGGCCTGGTGTCCTACCTGCTCTACCGCTGGCTCAAGCGCAGCACCGGCCGCGCGCGCCCCTGCCAGGCGCACGACGGCGTCCTGCACAGCGTGGCGCCGCTGGACGAATTCAGCTTCCCGTCCGGCCATACGATGCATGCCGTCGCCTTCACGATCATCCTGCTGGCGTCCTACCCGGCATGGGGGCTGGCGGTGGCGCCGTTCACGGTGCTGGTGGCGCTGTCGCGGATGGTGCTGGGCCTGCATTACCCGAGCGATGTGATCGCCGGCGCGCTGATCGGCGCTTTGATGGCGACATTCAGCATTGTATTGATGGGCGCAGTGCAATAACGTATCCCGTAGTCGGCGGGCCGGGCCACGCACGGGTCCGCAGCGGTCATGCCGTCAGATGGCTTTCGAGAGCGATGATCCGTCTCGGCGCGGCAGGCTCGTCGATCCAGACGTAAACCGCGCGCAACGCCGGCGTCGTGCAGCTCGATCCGCTGCAACCGGAACATCCTGACCCACAGGCGCTCTGCATCGGCGCCAGCTCCCGCACCCGGCCTTTGCGCACCCAGAAATCGAGCACGCCGCGCAGCGCCTCGGCGTCGCAGCCGAAGCGGTTGACCAGGTCGCTCATGGGCGCCATGCCGCGCGCCTGCAGATAGTGCTTGACCGCGCTCGGACTCATGCTGCGCGCACCTTCAGCGCCAGCCGCTGGCCGCGCCTGCGCAGCAGCCAGACCGTGAGCGCGAACATCATCAACACCCCACCCAGCCAGGCGAATGACTGCGCCGGATGTGCCGCATATGTGGCGAACTGGTAGTAGAGCACAGCCAGCCCATAGGCCAGTTCCAACCCCCAGATGACGGAGAACGCAGTCCACGCGCGACTCCCGGTCTCGCGATAAATCGCCGCCATGGTGTTCACGCAGGGCAGGTACAGCAGCACGAAAATCAGGTAGGCGATCGCCGCCGGCACGCTGAACAGCGCGCCCATGCGCGTGAGCGTGGACACATCGACCTGCTGCTGCGCAGCAGCCTGCCGGAGCGTGCTCTGCTCGACCTTGCCGAGCGCAGTCAGGCCCAGGGGGTCCAGAAAGCCGCTGGCGAAAGCGCGCGCGTTCTTCGGGATGCTCGCCACCGCAGTTTCGATTTCGCCGCGGAAATCGAAGCTCGGTTGGGGCCGGCCGGAAGCGGTGGCGACGGCCGCGTCCATCTTGCTGTACACGCCATTGAGCGTGCCGACGACGATTTCCTTGACCACCACGCCGGACAGCAGCCCGACCGTCGCCGGCCAGTTTTCCTCGGTGATGCCCATGGGGTGGAACACCGGGGTGATCGTCTTGCCGATGGTGGCCAACACGGAATCGCCGATGCGCTCGTTGCCCAGCGGCTGGCCGCTCGGGCTGAAGCTCGCCAGCACGTTGACCACCACCGAGGCGATGATGATGACTTTGCCGACACGCAACAGGAACACCGACAGCCGCTCCCAGGTGCTGCGCGCCATGCCGCGCAGGGTCGGAATGTGATAGGCCGGCATTTCCATCACGAACGGCGTCGCCTCGCCCTTGAGCGCGGTGCGCTTGAGCAGGAAGGCGGTCAGGATCGCGGCGACAATGCCGAGCACGTACAGCGCAAACACCAGCTGTCCGCCGTGCTCGCGGAAAAACACGGTGACGAAAGCCATGTAGATGACCAGCCGCGCGCTGCACGACATGAACGGCTGCATCAGCGCAGACACCAGTCGTTCGCGCGGATCTTCCAGCGTACGCGTGGCCATCACCGCCGGCACGTTGCAGCCAAAGCCGACAATCATCGGCACGAAGGCCTTGCCCGGCAGACCGATGCGGCGCATGAAACGGTCCATCACGAAAGCGGCACGGGCCATGTAGCCCGAGTCTTCGAGGATGGACAGAAACAGAAAGGTCATGCCGATCGGCGCGATGAAGGTTGAGAGCAGTTCCAGCGCGCTGCCGACCGAGGTCGCCAGCGAGATCAGCCACGCCGGACTGTGCGCGGCCTCCATCACGTGCGCCAGCCCGCTGACGAACAACGCATGGGTTATGCCATTGAAGAAATCGATAAAAATGTTGCCGCCGTTGAAGCTCAGTACGAACAGCAGATACATCACGCCAAGGAAGATCGGCAGGCCGAGGAAACGGTTGAGCACGATACGGTCGAGCCGGTCGGTCAGCGTGCGCCTGACTTCGCCCTGACGCTTGAGCGTCTCGCTCAACGCCTCATGCACGAAGGTGTAGCGCGCATCGGCGACGATCACATCGGCTTCCTCCCCGGTGTGTTCCTCGATCGCAAGCTGCTGGCGTGCGGCCTCCTCGCGCGCCGCCACGCTGACCGCCGCGAGCACCGCCGCATCATTTTCCAGCAGCTTGACGCCCAGCCAGCGGGCGTCAACCTTGCTGTCCGTGGCCGTGTCGCGCAACAGCGGCTCCAAAGCCGCCAGCGCGGTTTCGATGGCCGGCGCATAAATCAACTCCACGCCATGCGTGGGGCGAGCGCTCGCCTGCTCGACGGCGATGCGCTTGAGCGCCTCGACACCATCGCCCCTGGCGGCGATCAGCGCCACCACCGGGCACCCGAGACGCTGCGCCAGCCCCGGCAGATCGATGCTCACGCCGGCTTCACGCGCCATATCAAGCATGTTCACCG
This genomic stretch from Acidihalobacter ferrooxydans harbors:
- the feoB gene encoding Fe(2+) transporter permease subunit FeoB, which codes for MSRYTIGLIGNPNCGKTTLFNALTGMRQKVGNWPGVTVDRKVGYFDVGADQVEVVDLPGTYSLDAASSASLDEAIARDYALSGEADLIVNIVDASNLERNLYLTTQLMEMRVPLILAVNMLDMAREAGVSIDLPGLAQRLGCPVVALIAARGDGVEALKRIAVEQASARPTHGVELIYAPAIETALAALEPLLRDTATDSKVDARWLGVKLLENDAAVLAAVSVAAREEAARQQLAIEEHTGEEADVIVADARYTFVHEALSETLKRQGEVRRTLTDRLDRIVLNRFLGLPIFLGVMYLLFVLSFNGGNIFIDFFNGITHALFVSGLAHVMEAAHSPAWLISLATSVGSALELLSTFIAPIGMTFLFLSILEDSGYMARAAFVMDRFMRRIGLPGKAFVPMIVGFGCNVPAVMATRTLEDPRERLVSALMQPFMSCSARLVIYMAFVTVFFREHGGQLVFALYVLGIVAAILTAFLLKRTALKGEATPFVMEMPAYHIPTLRGMARSTWERLSVFLLRVGKVIIIASVVVNVLASFSPSGQPLGNERIGDSVLATIGKTITPVFHPMGITEENWPATVGLLSGVVVKEIVVGTLNGVYSKMDAAVATASGRPQPSFDFRGEIETAVASIPKNARAFASGFLDPLGLTALGKVEQSTLRQAAAQQQVDVSTLTRMGALFSVPAAIAYLIFVLLYLPCVNTMAAIYRETGSRAWTAFSVIWGLELAYGLAVLYYQFATYAAHPAQSFAWLGGVLMMFALTVWLLRRRGQRLALKVRAA